CGGCCATCGACGTCGCGCTCTGGGACATTCGCGGCAAGGCTCTCGGTCAGCCAATCTACAGGCTGCTGGGAGGATTTGCCGACCGCGTTCCTACGTATGCGAGCGGACATCTCTGGAGGACCTACGACCTTGACATGCTTGCCAGGACAGGCCCTGACCTCGTTGAACAGGGCTTCAAGGCCATGAAGTTCAGGATGGGCGGCGAGGACACCGACGCCAAGGAGATAGAGCGCATGAGGGTGATGCGCTCCGCGATTGGCGACGAGGTCGACCTCATGGTGGACATCAACCAGGGGTGGGACATCAACACGACGATGCGTATCGGACGCCTCATGGCGGACTTCGGTCTGTTCTGGCTCGAAGACCCGATACAGCACCAGGACTATGAAGGCTACGCGCGTATCGCCGACGCGCTCGACACGCCGATCGCGACCGGCGAGTACCACTACGGCACGATTCCGTTCAGGCACATGCTCGAGCACAGGTCGCTGGACATCGTGATGGTCGATCTGCTCAGGGTAGGGGGACTCACCGGATTCATGAAGGTCGCCCACATGGCGGAGATCTTCAATCTGCCGGTGGTCAGCCACCTCGCCACCGAAGTGCTTGTACACGCGGTAGCAGCGGCGCCCAATGGTCTCACCGTAGAGCACATGCCCTGGACGTTCGACATGTTCACCAAGGAGCCGAAGGTCGAAGACGGGCAGATCGTGCTGCCACAGGCACCGGGCCTCGGGGTAGAATTCGACGAAGAGAAGCTTGCGATGTACGCGGTGGACTAGGTCCCGCCGGTGCTCCAGGGCAGTTCGACCTCGTCAGCGCCACCGTCCTCGACGATTTCCACCAGTTCCAGGTCGAACGTGAGGTCGCGCCCGGCCAGCGGGTGATTGGCGTCCAGTATCGCCCGGCCATCGACTATGTCGATTACCACGAACCGTAGCTGCTGGCCTTCAGCGTCCTGACCTACGAGAGTGACGCCCAATTCGACTCCTGGGGGAAGCGCTGAAATGTCCTCTTCCAGCATCATGTCCTGGTTGTGGGGTCCGTACGCCTGGCTTGCGGGAATCGTGACCGTCTTCTTTTCACCAGGGGTCATGCCGAGCACGGCGCTTTCGAATCCAGCCACTACCTGCCTCGCCCCGAGCACGAACTCCAGCGGCTCGCCCCGTTCGTTGGATGAGTCGAACTGCTGCCCTTCGGTCGTGCCGACGTAGTGGACGCGTACCTCGTCTCCGATTTTAGCTGTCTGGTTCGTTTCGCTTTCGGTCATCGTGTCCTGGCCTGCCTACAGATGGCTTTCAATGGGGGAAGCGGACAGTTTCGAGTCCAGTCCCTCGTAGTCCTGGTAACCGATCAACTCGTACAGCTCGGAGCGCGTCTGCATGTCGTCTAGCATACCGGCCTGCGTGCCGTTCTCGAGGACTTCTCTCATCGCGGTCCGCATCGACTTGGCCGCGATTCTGAGCGATGTCACTGGGAAGATCACCAGGTGGTAACCAAGCGCTCCGAACTCGGAAACGCTCAGGTAGGGAGTCTTCCCAAACTCGGTCATGTTCGCAACCAGGGGGCCGCTGACAGACTCAGAGTAGTGTCGAAACTCGCCTGCGGTCTCGAGCGCCTCCGGGAAGATTATGTCTGCGCCTGCGGCCAGGTACATTCGTCCCCGGTCGATGGCGTCGTCCATGCCGTTGATTGCCTTGGAATCGGTCCTCGCCACGATCAGCGCGGAGCTGCGTGCCTGGGCGGCTGCTCTGACCTTGGTGCAGAACTCGTCCGGACTCACGACCTGCTTGCCGTCGAGGTGTCCGCAGCGTTTGGGCATAACCTGGTCCTCGATCTGGATCGCAGCGGCCCCGACAGCCTCAAGCTCCTTGACTGTCCGGTAGGTGTTGATCGCCTCTCCGAAACCGGTGTC
This genomic stretch from Dehalococcoidia bacterium harbors:
- a CDS encoding mandelate racemase/muconate lactonizing enzyme family protein — its product is MKITGFETGVVALPRTVGPLSSGPGSVAASFVTLKLRTDDGIEGIGYAGFASDVMLKALKQSMDSLSEQTIGSDPMMVEQINAHLMALGGSGSPAGLVTRSVSAIDVALWDIRGKALGQPIYRLLGGFADRVPTYASGHLWRTYDLDMLARTGPDLVEQGFKAMKFRMGGEDTDAKEIERMRVMRSAIGDEVDLMVDINQGWDINTTMRIGRLMADFGLFWLEDPIQHQDYEGYARIADALDTPIATGEYHYGTIPFRHMLEHRSLDIVMVDLLRVGGLTGFMKVAHMAEIFNLPVVSHLATEVLVHAVAAAPNGLTVEHMPWTFDMFTKEPKVEDGQIVLPQAPGLGVEFDEEKLAMYAVD
- a CDS encoding FKBP-type peptidyl-prolyl cis-trans isomerase, giving the protein MTESETNQTAKIGDEVRVHYVGTTEGQQFDSSNERGEPLEFVLGARQVVAGFESAVLGMTPGEKKTVTIPASQAYGPHNQDMMLEEDISALPPGVELGVTLVGQDAEGQQLRFVVIDIVDGRAILDANHPLAGRDLTFDLELVEIVEDGGADEVELPWSTGGT
- the prpB gene encoding methylisocitrate lyase, producing the protein MAELLATGGTIPVAGVFNPLSALIAEEVGFKALYFSGAAFSASLGIPDIGLFTLDELTQAVRWVTRATSLPLIVDADTGFGEAINTYRTVKELEAVGAAAIQIEDQVMPKRCGHLDGKQVVSPDEFCTKVRAAAQARSSALIVARTDSKAINGMDDAIDRGRMYLAAGADIIFPEALETAGEFRHYSESVSGPLVANMTEFGKTPYLSVSEFGALGYHLVIFPVTSLRIAAKSMRTAMREVLENGTQAGMLDDMQTRSELYELIGYQDYEGLDSKLSASPIESHL